The genome window GTTCTTGGCCGTGGCTGGTTGTCCCCGTGGATGGAAGGCGGCCAGCTTTGCGGCAGCCGGGGCATGGCATTGCCGTTGCTGGGACTGAAGGCGCGGTTGCGGAACAGGGCCGCCGAAGCTTTCGACCTGAGCTACGAGGGCAGTTTCGTGGATGGGACGGCTATTGGGCCGTTGGCAGGCGGGGAGACGCTCGAAGCGTCCAGTATGGCTCCCCTGGAAGCGTTCCGGGTCATTCTGCACCCCAAAACCGATGCCACCCAGCCTGCTTCCAAGGCATCAACCCGTAAAGCAACATCCTCGGCCCGGACAGGGGCACGGCGCAACGCGTGAAGCCGAATACAAGCTATTTGAAATAAAAAGGTGCAGCACCACTTCTAAATAGGTGCTGCCCCTTTTCGGGCTATTACCTGATATGGATTTGATGTGAAATTCCTGTTTGTCCATCAGAATTTTCCGGGACAGTTTTTGCATATTGTCCGCTCACTGGCGGAGGAAAACCGGCATGAAATTATCTTCCTGACGGAGGAAAACCCCAATTTTCTGGGGGGCGTCCGGAAAATGGTCTACCGGATGTTGCGCCAGCCAGAGCCAAATGTTCACCTGCATGCCAGAGATATGGAACTGGCAGCGATAAGGGCAGAGGCGGTTGCATCGGCTGCGCGTAATCTGCTGCTGCTCGGGTTCAGGCCTGATATCATTATCGGCCACCATGGCTGGGGAGAATTGCTGAACCTGCAGGATATCTGGCCGGGGGTTCCCCTGCTTGGATATTTCGAATTTTTTTATCGCACCTATGGCACGGATGTGAATTTCGATCCTGAATTCCCGAGCGGGCCTGATTTCCTGCCCAATGTGCGTAACAAGAATGTTGTCAACCTGCTGGCGTTGCAACTGGATGGTATGGGGCAGACCCCCACACGGTTCCAGCTGGAGACATATCCGGAATGGGCGAGGGAGCGGATTCGGGTCATTCCTGAAGGCGCTGATCTGGAGGCCTGCACGCCTGATCCGGCGATTCGCAAGAAACCCTATCAGCTGCGTGACTTCCATGTTGCGCCGGATGAAAAGTTGATCACCTTCGTATCACGTGACCTGGAGCCTTATCGCGGCTATCACATCATGGTCCGTGCCTTGCCAAAGATTCTGGCAGCCCGCCCCGATGTGAAAGCGATTCTCGTCGGCAGGGACGGGGTCAGCTATGGCGCGCGGCCCATGAACACCACCTGGAAAGAGCATTTCCTGAACGAACAGGCCGGGCGTCTGGATATGAGCCGGGTCTGTTTACCGGGGCGTATCGAGCATGATGAGTTCTTAAAGCTGCTCCAGCGGTCGAATGCGCATGTCTATCTGACCTACCCCTTCGTGCTGTCCTGGTCGCTCCGGGAGGCCATGGCGACGGGTTGCGCCATTATCGGCAGCGATACAGCGCCGGTATTGGAATTTCTGACGCATGAGGAAAATGCGTTGATCACGCCATGCCTCGATCCTGACAAGTTGGCGGATTCTGTCCTGCGTCTGCTGTCAGATGAAAAGCTTGAGAAAAAACTGCGCCGCAATGCCCGGCGCTATGCGGAGAAGCATCTCCGCATGGAGGACCATCTGGCCAGTTTCCGCGCCCTGATCTCTGAAATGACGGGACAGGAACTGTAACCCGTCAGGCCCTATCCGGCGACGCTGATATAAAAGGGGCGGCAGGTGTTTTTCCTGTCCGCCCCGTTTTTTTATTTCGCTGCGCGCTGGATGGAGGCGGTGATGGCTGCCTCGGCAGCGGCCTTGTCGCCCCAGCCGGTGACCTTCACCCATTTGTTGGGTTCCAGATCCTTGTAGCGCGTGAAGAAATGCTCGATCGCTTTGCGGGTGATTTCCGGCAGATCCTCGATCTTTTCCACCGTGCTGAACTGCGGATGCACCTTGTCATGCGGGACGCAGATGATCTTTTCGTCGATCCCGCTTTCGTCTTCCATGTTCAGAACGCCGATCGGGCGGGCGCGAATCACGGCACCGGGCACCACGGGGGCGGGGGTCAGGACCAGCGCATCCGCCGGATCGCCATCATCGGCCAGTGTGCCGGGAATGAAACCATAGGAAGCCGGGTAGGCCATGGGTGTGAACAGGAAACGGTCCACGATCACGGCGCCGGATTCCTTGTCCACCTCGTATTTCACCGCGGAACCCTGCGGAATTTCGATCACGACATTGATGTCACTGGGGGGCTGCTTGCCAATGGCCAGCTTGCTGACGTCCATGAGAGGATACTCGTCTCGTTAAAGAAAAAGGTCGGCGCACCGTAACGGCCAGAGTTGTCCTTGCCAACATGGCGTAGTTGTGGTTCCCCTGCCTTCGCACCGTGTCGTACCGGGTGGGGGTGTTATTCTCCGACTGGTGGCGGCGGCGCGATACTCTCATGCGCCTGTAGCTCAATGGTTAGAGCGGACCGCTCATAACGGTTTGGTTGCGGGTTCGAGTCCTGCCGGGCGCATATTTCGATCTCCGTCGGCCGCGGCTTTTTCAGACGCGGCCGACCGGTCAACCGCCGGGAGCCAGATATGGCCAGCTACCAGTATGTCTATGTGATGAAGGATGTGACGAAGGCTTATCCGGGTGGCCGGGAAGTCTTCAAGGGCATTACCCTGTCCTTCCTGCCGGGCGTGAAGATTGGCGTGCTGGGTGTCAACGGTGCCGGTAAATCGACCCTGATGAAAATCATGGCCGGGATCGAAAAGGAATATGGCGGTGAGGCCTGGGCCGCGGAAGGCGCCCGGGTCGGTTATCTGTCGCAGGAGCCACAACTCGACCCCACCAAAACGGTGGCGGAAAATGTCGGCGAGGCGTTTGCGGAGCTGAAAGCGGCGATCGACCGCTTCAATGAAATTTCCATGGCGTT of Granulibacter bethesdensis contains these proteins:
- a CDS encoding glycosyltransferase, with the translated sequence MKFLFVHQNFPGQFLHIVRSLAEENRHEIIFLTEENPNFLGGVRKMVYRMLRQPEPNVHLHARDMELAAIRAEAVASAARNLLLLGFRPDIIIGHHGWGELLNLQDIWPGVPLLGYFEFFYRTYGTDVNFDPEFPSGPDFLPNVRNKNVVNLLALQLDGMGQTPTRFQLETYPEWARERIRVIPEGADLEACTPDPAIRKKPYQLRDFHVAPDEKLITFVSRDLEPYRGYHIMVRALPKILAARPDVKAILVGRDGVSYGARPMNTTWKEHFLNEQAGRLDMSRVCLPGRIEHDEFLKLLQRSNAHVYLTYPFVLSWSLREAMATGCAIIGSDTAPVLEFLTHEENALITPCLDPDKLADSVLRLLSDEKLEKKLRRNARRYAEKHLRMEDHLASFRALISEMTGQEL
- the ppa gene encoding inorganic diphosphatase; its protein translation is MDVSKLAIGKQPPSDINVVIEIPQGSAVKYEVDKESGAVIVDRFLFTPMAYPASYGFIPGTLADDGDPADALVLTPAPVVPGAVIRARPIGVLNMEDESGIDEKIICVPHDKVHPQFSTVEKIEDLPEITRKAIEHFFTRYKDLEPNKWVKVTGWGDKAAAEAAITASIQRAAK